atccgctacacttgaacccgcgaccttacttttcacgaataattttgaactccataaaaatattaaatatgaaatctacgcgtcaatacaaaaccaatgacacccatattgactacttttggttttggatcaaaacggacccccaaaatgggtttccaaaaaagaaggacaaaattaaaactttactttaaaaacacattcctcatatttttaggaacctacagcttaaaacccaagttaaatagagtaaaaaaaaggagttcaaatcgaagaaaaatcatttttgagctttaccgagtaaaatctttaaaatccgggttaaaattaagaatcggagttgttttgaaggttaaattgatgaaaaactagtaattataagataaaaatattattcaagtgaaagggatAAAATTTggaatcatgccctaagatttttgaaattttgaggaatttatcaagaaattattaagaaaatgggtgaatttttacctttaatccgtaataaaaccaagaaaaagatgttaatctagcttcccaagcccCCACAAACTCTACTTGTAAGCTCCCACACTATATTAAGTTTAATTCTCAAgaagcaagatgaaaaatgagcgaAATGAGCCAAAATGAGTGAAAAAAACTGtatttattgcagaaaaatctgcaacaTTTAGTGCAGATTTTTCCTCTTAAGTCGAAATGGACTTCGTTAGGGTGTTCGAGATTCGTTCGGAGTTTGATTTATGCAAATTAACTatacaaccatactaaattcgacgttctggACGCACCGACGatattagattttaaaaaaagcatcatttttataaaattaacctccgaaattacaattttcaaaccgagggtcgaaatgagatttaaaagacgTAATATCAttccaaacatgctaacaccctaaaatcgatattccggatCTGCTGacgaagtcggattttccatccgaggtcgttttgatcaaatgtggatcccacacccatattttcaatttttcaactttccaacttATAGGtcaaatgagctcgggtgcactgggacccgaaccaaaggtctacctagtctaaaattgatattccagagctgctggCACAGTCCGTTTGGCCATCtgtcacacggatcaaaagatatccacataagtccaaaataaggctctcgaagccatcaaaaaccacaatattgcataaataatacaaaaatgcatcgaaaatcatgtcaatcactcccacaccccagaaatatcataatgcaactatggggaggggtaaaatagttaaatcacataaaatcacaaatttcacatatttcatcaaatttttaggtcattacaagCAACAACGGCAGCGGTGGCGGCAGCAGTAGTAGTAGTTGTAGCAGTAGTAATACtattactactaataataatattaatatataaaaattgtgaAGACTCCTAGAAAAGTAATTCAAActttttttcattcattaaaaatccgtgctttagacaaaattggctttttactattttttcaattaCTATAGCATTTAAAATTAAGGAATCCCATACtacatgaaaaaagaaaaatattttttgtaaacttTTCATTATAAAACACAAAAACCAACAAGTAATTTCTTTCATAAAAAAACGTTCTTTTTTTCTTAAGGAAACGTTTCTTTATAAATCGAAATGTCATGCTTTTCTATAAAACCTAGATgactattaatttttcaataatttttttttagtttgaatcACTTTAAAATAAgagttttttaattaattaattaatgatagCTATCTCTCTTTATTTAGGTTTCgattcttttataaaattttcttacCAATTGCAATCTTGACAATATTTATGATTAAACAAATAAATttacttatgaatttttttaaagaattttagtGTTAGTATATTcttaaagtttaaaataaataaattatcatgtgtGATTAATAACAATTGACAATTGAGAAGTCTTTTTGTGAAATTTGAGATAGCTTATGATTGAAGAGAAAAATCTGCTTGTGATTTAAGGTAAGTTTTCTAATGTTCTTGATGTTTACAATCTTAATGTATCACTTGTGAGACTACACTAAATATGTTATTGTAATTTGAAAGTATTAACTTGAAAATTTTGGCAATGCAAAAATTGGTGGGATTCTACAAGCATCGTGTCTTTCGTAGTATTAGATTTCTAAATTTTAGcggaaaatcattaaaaaaaaagattaagtacttataaaattatgacatgCAAATTATATTAGTGGTTAATTTATTCGAATAGAATTGAAATATTAGAAAATTATGGTTAATCATTGTTGAATACTTGcaatattgatttaattttttttaactactTTCAATATGCATAAAAGCACGTTAGTCATATATTTGTGCGACTGTGAGCTTAGTTGATGGATCACATTTATTTATTAGAAGTTTTGAGTTGTTGATTTTTTTAAGCTTTAAGTGAAAATCATATTTCATTACATTgaatatatttttgtgatttaaaaatattaacgTGAAAGTTTTGATGATGCAAAAATTGGTGGAAATCTAGGAATATTATGTTTGTTATAGTATTAGTCTTTACTATAGCCCAAGCGATTTtgaatgtattttttttgttgtatttgtatTTCAGACATGAATGACTTTGTGATAAATTTTTGTTAGgttatcttttgtttttatttttattactattattattattatttattgatatcAGATATGCTTGAAGGCAAAATCTACTATATAGCCAGcgcatattttcttttataatatcaaagtaactttataaaattaaactcatTGAAGTGACGTACACAAGAcacgtatcctaaactagtatGATAAAATATGCTCACTCCTTTTGCTTTTACTTgtaacttatttttaaaatgaattttatttttactcgTCACTTTTAACAAATCAAGAGAAggcaaattttttatttgttttacccttaatattaatTGCGAGTAAACTTCATCCGTGGTCACTTAGTTTTGTACCTATTACACAAAAGTCacatttcttttcttcattacacaAAAGTTACTTTACTTTGCTCCaaccatcacaaaagtcactatgaccGAATTTTACAATAATCTCACCGAAAAATGACGTGTctaccttaattagttcttaattttaatttaagagaatataatatattacccaTATCTTGACCCTTTTTATATGTGCCTAACCCAATTTTCCTTATAGATTATATAACGGAAAaataccaatttcttaatagattaggctACCTAGTAaagattattttcattaaaaaaattcgttgatatttttatgaaactaaaattatacttataCATAAGGGaggatatcaaaatttgatagtcCTCACAATGACgctataatggttttaattttcttaaaatccttTAAAATTGAGACATgtgttgataaattatttttctcctctaaaattatgacatgtagttgataagattatgataattttaatcttttaaaaattctctaaaattgtgacatgtggtTGATAAATTACTTTACTCATCTAAAAGTGtaacatgtagttgataaaattacttttctccctctaaaattgtgacatgttgttgataaaattatttttctccctttaaAATTAAGACATATAGgtgtattttttttcattcatttcttttCTTGCCATTTAGGCTTTTGCATTcagtatatcataataatatcataaactactctatttattgagtttgtctttatacttttaattgtttgactaatcGGTTAATTCTCTTAGaagttttcattataatattcagtttatgataaattaaatattatttaattaattcaattgataaatataaaaattaaatacccaataatttattttatctattaaattacttatattttatgacttttattaacACAACTGTCAataacattatttgtacaaattttgacaGTACTTATTCAATGAGAAAATTAAAatggttttattttaaaactatatttAACATATTGAgttatcttcaaagaattaaaataatcttaaaaaaataatattatacgtgtatttctattttatgtgttttgaagaatttatcttgtttattacTTTTTTCGATGCACCTTTTTGGTAGATAaatgcaatattatgaaatgtttcatacaaatatcaaccaattttttttttatataaaaatagtcTTCATTAGGTAGTCTAATCTATTAAAAGGTATTCTTTCGTTATATAATCCATAACAAAAGTTGGGTTAGTCACATATAAAAAGGATCAAGAAATGAGTAATATTATATTCTCTTCGATTaatattaagaactaattaaggttgccacatTATTTTTTTGGTGGGATTATTGTAAAATCTGGTCATAGTGACTTTTATGGTGGTGGAGTATGTAAAATGAATTTTGtataatgaatgaaagaaaaatgacttctgtataataaacacaaaattaagtgaTCACAGACGAAATTTATactattaattacttattctttaaATCATtttctaaacatcaattaatattaataatatgataaaatggtCATGtcaataactattttttttaatgagtgtcaaatcaaaataagataagtaaaagtAAATGGAAAAAGTATCATCAACTATTAGACACTACTTTTATAtggatcctttttttttttcaaatgtttaCGTGAATCCTTTTTCTCGATACAGTTTCTCTTCACATAGTTTTAGGTTGAGATCATTTTTTTAAATCACTTTCATTCACTCACTATATTTTTACATTTACGGACCGGTGTGGTAATCAACACAAGATATCCCCACATATCATCTCAAGCAAACTTCTCTCATTTTATCCTCGATAAGTGCTACTTAAACCTCTCAGGAACTTGATCATCACCTTTCTAAATCCATTTTTGTATGTATGACACTcattttgtgtatatgtataacaataacaacaacaacaattgtTAACCGGaagtaaatgaaagaaaatgacaaGGCAATATTGCTGTTTATTTTTAATGCAAGAAAGGGCCACAACTCAAAAGGACCCTACAAAGACCAAATTGTCTCATTTTCCACTGACCTATGTCCCCCTTTGGAACATGGAGGAAATTATAGCACCTTTCCCTCAGTATATAACTTCTCTTAAACTCCCTCTCCTTTCACACCATATCTTTCTTCTCCCtctcaaagcaaaaaaaaaagcaCTTAGATTCCACATTGAAAAAAGTACCAACAAAACCTAAATAAGTAACACATCCAAGAAAGTTCAAGTCATGGAAATAGAATTGGCAAGGTGCGATTGTTGCGGGTTGAAAGAAGAGTGCACAATAGACTACATAAGTGAAGTGAAGGGAAATTTTGAAGGCAAATGGCTATGTGGATTATGCTCGGAAGCTGTTAGAGATGAATTTAATAGAGGAAAAAAGAAGCAATATTTTGTTGAGATGGACGAAGCTGTTAAAGCTCATATGTCATTTTGTCGAAAATATAAGTGTAATAATCCTGCAATTCTTGTAGCTGATGGTATGAGGCAGATGCTAAGGAGAAGATCCGGTGATTTATCAACAAATTCTTCTCCTAAGAAGTATACAAGATCAATAAGCACATCACAAGTAGGAGCTGAATCTTCTTTGATCTCCTATTACTAGTTATACAACACCATCAAGTACTATATATTATAacgaaaattttattaaatcaggTTTCAAGTTCGAGtactgaaaattttaaaaagaattataaagacacttttttctttaataggtttaAGAAGATATGAATTTGAATCAGTCAGATTAGTGAGTTTCAGATATTGTACGATTAAGTAGAAGGTGTATATGGTTGAATAAGGCCACACAATCTCTGTTGATGGCTAATTCTTAGTGTACCATCTTTGTGTTGTACAGATAATGTTTGATATTTTCAGTGGAGGCTattgttaatatatttattttctctttgttcATGTGTGGACATGTTACTTATTTTGGAGTGAACATGTCATAACTAAAAAATTCTTCAACTATCATTATCTCATAAGTTTTATATCTAAATTATTGGATGTTTCCGCTGTCTCTTGGATTATTACTTTAGATGAAAATTCTTTGTTGAATATGTTGTGAAATGCTTGAGATAACTTGTTGAGAAGTTTATGGAGATGAGAAGGTCTTAAAATGAGTCCGTGTTAAGACCATTAGTTTGGACATGGAATATTCGCAAAACAATGATAGTTTAGAAGTCTTTTAATCAATTCTCCTCAGATTTTCTGCATGTGTATTACCACTTGAAATTCCTTGGAGGTGCTTTTAGAGTGTGATGTTCAAGTAGCATGTACTATATATTCTTCCATCAGATATTTTTAATATGAATTTATGATAATTCGGGAagttatataaaaacaaaataatttatatatgtaacTCAAAAGATTATAATGTTTAGTAGATTTCCTAACTTATTGCATAATAAAGTGTTGTAGTGAGTGAACTTATCCTATTTGTTTGGCCCTTTCGGTCACTGAGCTATCATAGAATATTTTTAACGAAAAGGtttttttttgcttctttccATGATAATGAAATTTTTAATCAAACACTAAGACGCGTACAcgtcaaaaagagaaaaagtaaaaGTTACTTTACAATGACTCACTACAACACTTTCTGCTGTAGATAGGATTTGTTCACCCACTCAATTCATAATCAAGAAAGTGGTCTAACGACGACTCAACTAACTCACGTCTATAATTACATTCATGATTTCAGCAAAGTAGTAGTATGAATTAGTTGATTTAATatatgattttcttgcgtcaaCAATGAGTTCAATCTGCAACTAATAAAGCACAACTCAATTATAAACAAGTTGAGAAAAGCTAAAGAAAATCAATTTCCAATCCGCTCTAATCCAACCcttttaattcttttaaaatcTAAATGGCAAAAGAAAATCTTAATAGCTCAATTGGTTTGTTACATCAACTTTCACCTTCTTGGTGAGAATTTAATTCTCCACATTGTAATACACTATCTGACAAAAAGACTAAGGCGTTGTTTGGTACCAAAATAAAGTGGGATATTCAGGATTAAATTTGAAGTAGAATTATACTTCGTTTGATTGAAGGTATAAAATTATTCTGGGataaatatatatcttcaaccaaacaaagtataaatttaatcGCACCTTTAATCTTGAATATCCCATCTTATCTCATCCAACTTAATAATATTTAGGCCTCCTCTAGagtaactaaaaattacacaaatacacaacttatgttttcaatattacaaaaaattccaactccctaaacatattgcaaaaatcccaacatatacacagaatgctatgtatatgtcggctatgttatgtatattaatagggagagagtaaagtaatttaaaaaatgagagagagtgtaattactttcaaaaggattgatatttatgttatttatacataaattaaTCCCAAGATTATAATCTCacgattataatatcataataattttgTCGGTGAACCAACGACCCCTAATTATGTGATGGCGTAATTTGGTTGGTTTCTCAGTGACACCATATTAATCCAAAAATCAAATGATTATATTGATCCTTAGGTTAAGGTGGCTAGATACTGTTGGTTCTTCTTGTAAAGTTGATAGATGGTCCCAACTTTATTAGTTTTTTGGTTCCTTGGGTACAAAGCAAATGAAAGAGTTCTTTAAAATACTATCTCAGTCAATCGATAATAATGGTGAAGTAGATATGGAGACACATCTGTTGTCGTTTTATAACAGTAGTGTGTAATTCCGGAAACCTACAATCTTATTTTTGACCAACAAAAGAGATTTAAGGTCGTTTTATTCAAAAATAAGGTTATCATAGAATTATAATCACCCTTCTTTTATTGGACAGATAATTCCGGACATTTGGTATAAATATTAGGGTTAATTACACAAAACTACGACTAGCAAATAtactttatatttaaataatcaaaaatatacTTAACACTTTATAGCTTAAAATCTGATTTGGTTATTCATTATAAACTAATTTTTCTTTCGTgttccttcttttcttttcttttcttttcttttcttttttcgttgacattttttcaaataattctcattttacattcaaatttatcattttctttgttCAGGTAATTcacattctatttattatttgttgttttactCTTTATTTGGTTACCCGATATGAATTAGTTACAAAATATAATGTTACCCATAATGCCCATTATCTCAAAAAATGATTTCTTCGTCAGCGGCAACTAAAAATTATAAGCTTTGAATCAGTAATATCTAGTTCAGTTTGCTTCTTCATAATCCAATTTTAATTACTCCATCTTACATAAATAGGGAAGAATTGGTTCAACCACTGTTGAAGCTTGAAGCTTCAAAATTTGAGaattgaaactataaataaatTCTGTTTTGAGTGAGTATTGTTACAAAAAATCGGTTATGTATTGACGAGCCCAAATCTAAAATTTTGGATGATTTGGTGTAGTTTCAATGTATTTTTGAATGAAATTGTATTTGGAATCAAGGAAGAAGACGAAGTCCTTTTTTTTATACATTTGTATACTATATcgtatattattgtatatataatacaatatttttatttgggtgattttgttcctttttcttattttatacaCACTTATACAatgtaaatttattatttaaacaatatatatgtgtgtgtgtacacTTATATACAAATATTATACAATAATATACACTATTATAGAAAAAATCTACTTCGTCTTCTTCCTTGAATTCAATCATCAGATTCATTCAAAAACACCTCTTATAATTTTGTAGGCTTCCCTAAGCTTGAAGCAAATAATATTATAGaaacaaatatttaataatatacaGAATTATACACATTACACATGTATTTATCTACATTGTATAAGTGAGTATAAAATgaatagaaataagaaaattgttgaaataaaAAGACTGTACTATATATACAACAATACAcaatacaataaataaatgtatataaaaaataaattttatctctACAAATACAAGCACCAAAATCCAAAAACACTTCAAAACTACACCAAATGATCCAAAACTTCAGATTTGAGTTTCTTAATAGATAATCCATCTTTTGCAATCATACCAACTTGAAATAAAACTTATTTACGTAAATTTAATTTTCAAAGTTTGAAGCTTAGAGCTTCAATAATAGTtgaacattcaatatatttgtGCTACACCTGCAAAATTATAATGTAAATTTGTTATATGCTTGATCTATGAATTTTATAGACATGTATATTCTTAGATGCTCATTAGTTgtagcaataatgaacaacaatatGTTAATGAAGAGTTGTAACAAAACATGTTTGCATCAAATGTTcgtaaatcatgaaattacaatAATGTCATTTGTGAAGTGGTTGTGTTGTAACTTTCACTTTTAGAtgggtttaagaagaagttgtttgaatgggttttcaaaataattagattttaaatttaagaaagaaaaactgtaaGGAGGTTATGGAGCTGGATTAACCAACATAATTTTTCTCCCTAATAATGCAGTTTTAATTCAACTAGTTCTTTTAGAAATAATGGATTATTTGGCCAAACGTGATTTTGGAGATTCTATAGGAGAAATGAACATAGAATATTTGGATTGTAAAATTGCAATAAATGAGAGTTCTCCAGAAGAAAGAGGAATGAGTGTATTGGGAAGAGAGGACAAAACGACTTGCTTGAGTTAAGTTGGTTATGGGATGGAGTCTAATACTTTGGTCTTATACAGTTcgactatttttgatagtgtaATATAGAGTGAGCTATATTTTGTAGTGTGACATTACTagctgcatttttttttttaataattttttcttaaatttatatgTGTTATATGGATAAAATAGCTTGGAAAGAAACTGAGTGAAGTAGGCTCGAGTGTCGGAAAATTACATGGAATGACTTTAATAGTAGATGAGTGTTTTTTGTCTTCCACAAGAGAAGTCTTTAAAGACTAGTCTTCCTTCTTTTATGTATAGAACAAGTACATTTTTACTCCTATACACCTCAAATACTTTTACACTTTTCATATTCATTTGtcttcaactttatttatttttttctctttttcatttttcctcgagttttattttttcttttctctttttaatcttattttaattcatttttagcaacctttagtttcttttatttttttcttttcttttttcctcaattattatttttctcttttttaattcatttgtcttcacctttattttttatttttatttttttcttctttttctttatttttatcaaactttattttttatttttatttttctcttctcattttttttgacctttattttttttcttttttgttttttattgttctcttttttgttttttcttagcctttattttttccttctctttttgatctttttttctcaatcttaatttttttctttaatctttttttccttttttctcaacCTATCATTTTTAGCTAAAAAAACGAAAGGTTGTATAATCTGCAAGTACGATTTTCTTTCGTTGACACTAAAGTAAACTTAAAGGCATGAGTGGTTTGTCCGAAAGTCCTTTGGGATaactcttgcctctaaggtaGGAGTTATGGAActtctcataaatgaagacacagtatggtagtgccaactcttgctcatgaggcgtaacttgttgtttgaaagtcattgggttaagtcttgcctttaaggtaagagttgtagaatatttcataaaCTAAGACATAATGTGATaatgtcaacttttgcccatggggTGTGCCTTGTTTTTTCTGTAAAGTCCTTGGCTAAGTTTTGCCTTTGGTTTtctagagcatttcataaatgtAGATGCAATGTCGTAGTGTCAACTGTTGCCCAtagggcgtaacttgttgtttgaaagttcttgggttAGGTCTTGCCTATAAGACAAACTTTATGGAACATCTCATTTATCAAGACAACAtatggtagtgttaactcttgctcatgggtcgtaacttattgtttgaaagttcttgggataagtcttgcatctaaggtaagagttataaaatatttcataaatcaagacacaatgtggtagtgtcaactcttgcccatgaggctTGCTATTTGAAAGTTCTTGGGTTAAATCTTGTCTCTAAGGAaaaagttataaaacatctcataaatttagatacaatgtggtagtatcaacttttATCCATGCGGCGTAACTCATTATAGTCTGAAAGTCCTTGGGCTCAGTCTTGCCTCTATGGTGagatttatagaacatctcataaatctaGACATAATGTGATAATGTCAATTCTTGTCCATGGGGTGTAATTCATTgtaatttgaaagtccttgggttaagtcttgcctttaaggcaagagttatagagcatatta
The Capsicum annuum cultivar UCD-10X-F1 chromosome 6, UCD10Xv1.1, whole genome shotgun sequence DNA segment above includes these coding regions:
- the LOC107874954 gene encoding uncharacterized protein LOC107874954, whose protein sequence is MEIELARCDCCGLKEECTIDYISEVKGNFEGKWLCGLCSEAVRDEFNRGKKKQYFVEMDEAVKAHMSFCRKYKCNNPAILVADGMRQMLRRRSGDLSTNSSPKKYTRSISTSQVGAESSLISYY